A portion of the Macrobrachium nipponense isolate FS-2020 chromosome 12, ASM1510439v2, whole genome shotgun sequence genome contains these proteins:
- the LOC135224436 gene encoding uncharacterized protein LOC135224436 isoform X2, protein MKISLVILFSVLCTGHRYANAVEDRCLTSTDTTGTCRPTNDCDQLSRVLNKLPLPEFLRLYGGCGKGQNGNVRVCCPADAVRVGLSCDPPAEFLEGLGCVRPVADELTWPEARENCRNLDGYIITGLQTEMHLRQLRTHFMRVFYLSDRPREVLGGVWNAKATSMAL, encoded by the exons ATGAAGATCTCCCTGGTTATACTCTTCTCCGTTCTCTGTACAGGACATCGATACGCTAATGCCGTAGAAG ATCGCTGCTTGACTTCGACGGATACTACCGGAACCTGCCGACCAACCAACGACTGCGATCAGCTATCGAGAGTTCTCAATAAGCTTCCGCTTCCCGAATTCCTTCGTTTGTACGGAGGCTGTGGCAAGGGCCA AAATGGGAATGTTAGGGTATGCTGCCCCGCCGACGCCGTCAGAGTAG GATTATCCTGTGACCCTCCGGCGGAGTTCCTGGAGGGATTGGGCTGCGTCAGGCCCGTTGCGGATGAGTTGACCTGGCCCGAGGCGAGGGAGAACTGCAGGAATCTCGACGGCTACATCATCACAGGACTTCAGACAGAGATGCACCTTCGTCAGCTTAGGACCCATTTCATGAGAGTGTTCTATCTCTCGGACAGGCCAC GGGAGGTATTGGGGGGCGTGTGGAATGCGAAAGCGACTTCAATGGCCCTCTGA
- the LOC135224436 gene encoding uncharacterized protein LOC135224436 isoform X1 → MKISLVILFSVLCTGHRYANAVEDRCLTSTDTTGTCRPTNDCDQLSRVLNKLPLPEFLRLYGGCGKGQNGNVRVCCPADAVRVGLSCDPPAEFLEGLGCVRPVADELTWPEARENCRNLDGYIITGLQTEMHLRQLRTHFMRVFYLSDRPHVWVGVQGGEYIGGKGAKPLGTFGSLATRKRALPNAPTSTCRTKRPR, encoded by the exons ATGAAGATCTCCCTGGTTATACTCTTCTCCGTTCTCTGTACAGGACATCGATACGCTAATGCCGTAGAAG ATCGCTGCTTGACTTCGACGGATACTACCGGAACCTGCCGACCAACCAACGACTGCGATCAGCTATCGAGAGTTCTCAATAAGCTTCCGCTTCCCGAATTCCTTCGTTTGTACGGAGGCTGTGGCAAGGGCCA AAATGGGAATGTTAGGGTATGCTGCCCCGCCGACGCCGTCAGAGTAG GATTATCCTGTGACCCTCCGGCGGAGTTCCTGGAGGGATTGGGCTGCGTCAGGCCCGTTGCGGATGAGTTGACCTGGCCCGAGGCGAGGGAGAACTGCAGGAATCTCGACGGCTACATCATCACAGGACTTCAGACAGAGATGCACCTTCGTCAGCTTAGGACCCATTTCATGAGAGTGTTCTATCTCTCGGACAGGCCAC ATGTTTGGGTAGGGGTGCAGGGAGGCGAGTACATCGGCGGTAAGGGGGCGAAGCCCCTGGGTACTTTTGGTTCCCTGGCCACCCGAAAGAGGGCGCTTCCGAATGCGCCTACGTCGACCTGCAGGACGAAACGCCCTCGTTAG